Part of the Labrus bergylta chromosome 19, fLabBer1.1, whole genome shotgun sequence genome, CCACTGACTGAAAAGCTTCTCTCTCCAGCGTGGTGAGAAGATTTCTGGATACATTCAGCACACTCAGATACAACAAACCCCTGAATGCTCCGATTTCAATACGAAGCAACGAACCCCCAACCAGATGAAGCTCTCGGAGGCGCAGCAGATCACCGAGCTGGTTCCCATGGATGTAAGTGATTGGATTAAAAGAAAGGTCGAGGAATACAAGATATACAAGATGATGAAGAGGTATGTAAGGGACAGCACTGAGGTTAGCGTGTTGAATGGTCAGAGATGTTAGGTTTAAGCCAAAGAGACTTCTTCCTGAGAGCGTCTCAAGCCAAGGGCAATCAGAAATTACAAGCTCTTTTAGACGCTCTAGATGTCGGAAAGAGTAATTCAGCAGCGTGGTGAGACCCAGTCGGTAAAGATAAAGACTTCTCAACCCGCCGAGCTGTGTAAGGGCCTCTGTCGGCACGGCAGTGAGGTTACAGCCATCAAGGTGAAGCTCTTGCAGACTTGCTAGTCCAGAGAAAGCTTGAGAAGAGATGAAAACTACATCATTATCTGCTGCTGTTAAAAACTGCAAAGCGGGCAAGTCACGGAAAGTAAAATCCAGAAAAACCAATATGTCATTGCTGCTTATGTCCAGAATTTTCAGTTTTGGCAACCCAGCAAACGCTCCAACAGGAATGAACTTAAGGTGGTTGCGAGCGAGATGCAGAGTTAGTAGATTTTGCAAGCCGAGGAAAGCCTCAACTTCAATTAAAACCAAATCATTATCTGACAAATCAAggtgtaaaatgtgtgttaaCAACTGGAACTGTTGCTGAGCCAGCGCCTTGATCTTGTTATTTGTTAAGTTGAGTAGTTTGGCGTCTTTTGGGAGACCATCAGGCACTGTGATAAGTTGGCGATGAGAGCAGTTTGCCTCCAGCAGCACAGTGTTGCAGCGGCAGGGCTGAGGGCACGGCCAGCGTGTTTCCGATGTTAATGACACTCCTGCTGCTAAAAGGTACAGAGCTCCCCAGCACAGCCATCCATGGACTGCAATCTTCTCAAACATCTGGAGATCTGcctgcatgagagagagagacatctgtaaaaaaacaaaacaaaaaaaagaaagtgatgaTGATAAGGAAAGAAAGGGTGAATTACGACTTTCTGCAACACAAATACTGAGCTGAGCTGCAAGAAAGGGATAGGCAGTCGATATCCAGACAGCTGTTGATGGAGGGTCAAGAAAGCAAACGAAGATATTGTCAAATGTCAGATTTTAGTGCTGAATCATCCTTGTCAAACTGAAAAGATACGGAAGTAGCAGCTCCTGTATGCCATGGAAAAAGCCTGCAGTTAAGTCTTTTACAAAACGATTCAATACAGATCATTCTGATCATTTCAAAGCAGCgaaaagcttttctttttttaacatttaagttcattgttttaatttaatcatcttttctctgttttattttaatatcctTCTACCTTTTTAGCTGAAcatcattttgtattttctgtgcaAAATGTGCTCTATGAAGGAAGCTTTTTTGCTTGCCTCCTTTATCCTTGTTTAACAAGAATAgaaaataatagaatagaatagaatagaataccCTTATTGTCATTGCATATAGTAACTCTAAATTTGCTGTGCTTCtcttagacaaaaaaaaaacagcattcacATCATATTCTGCCATGCATccataaaagtattttaaaagtgGTAAAACAAGTGTAGTGCATTCAGTGCAGTCTTGCATTCTCCCCTTCAATGCGCCTTTGCACCTCTGTACAGTAAGACACTTTGCAAGGATTAACTGTTTTCTCAATCGACTCATTTCTTgcagctctaaactgaaagaaaTTTCAGGAAGCTGCCCTGTTTACCGACCCCAATCAGAGGGAGTAGAAGGCGTCCCATAGATGGTAATCAGGGATTTCTATTAGTCTTGTGATAGCATACAAACAAATGGTTTTGACGGTACCAAAAAAGTCTACACAGTCTATTTTAAATGGACAATTCATTATAATCTACCACCATTTGATGCTATCTTAATATACCGTTGAAAGGAATTGATTGTGACTGGTTGTGTGTGGCAGATTTAAGTTGGGTCTTATGTACGCACTGTTAACCTTTAATGGCAGATTT contains:
- the LOC109984491 gene encoding leucine-rich repeat and immunoglobulin-like domain-containing nogo receptor-interacting protein 1 isoform X2, whose translation is MFEKIAVHGWLCWGALYLLAAGVSLTSETRWPCPQPCRCNTVLLEANCSHRQLITVPDGLPKDAKLLNLTNNKIKALAQQQFQLLTHILHLDLSDNDLVLIEVEAFLGLQNLLTLHLARNHLKFIPVGAFAGLPKLKILDISSNDILVFLDFTFRDLPALQFLTAADNDVVFISSQAFSGLASLQELHLDGCNLTAVPTEALTQLGGLRSLYLYRLGLTTLLNYSFRHLERLKELVISDCPWLETLSGRSLFGLNLTSLTIQHANLSAVPYIPLHHLVYLVFLDLSFNPITYIHGNQLGDLLRLRELHLVGGSLLRIEIGAFRGLLYLSVLNVSRNLLTTLEREAFQSVGTLRNLGLDNNPLACDCRLLWLVQIRPNLDLGGNSPICTASVHFHGLNFLDLGEDELPGVLTCRPARILTMKRQEVRVDQGHTVVFHCNAEGDPVPSVYWLNPQLKPVSSTGRIWALSNGSLEIRFAQPQDSGTYHCVASNAAGNSSLPASLQVRAFPKSFRHPSHLKGWFFPSGVNGNQKPPIDLKTLLIAVTIGLMSFFSSVSVCFIFMFFWSKSKGQIKHTATIAYVPRRAMSSSKGGAGNHTETSRFTMKLI
- the LOC109984491 gene encoding leucine-rich repeat and immunoglobulin-like domain-containing nogo receptor-interacting protein 1 isoform X1, giving the protein MSLSLMQADLQMFEKIAVHGWLCWGALYLLAAGVSLTSETRWPCPQPCRCNTVLLEANCSHRQLITVPDGLPKDAKLLNLTNNKIKALAQQQFQLLTHILHLDLSDNDLVLIEVEAFLGLQNLLTLHLARNHLKFIPVGAFAGLPKLKILDISSNDILVFLDFTFRDLPALQFLTAADNDVVFISSQAFSGLASLQELHLDGCNLTAVPTEALTQLGGLRSLYLYRLGLTTLLNYSFRHLERLKELVISDCPWLETLSGRSLFGLNLTSLTIQHANLSAVPYIPLHHLVYLVFLDLSFNPITYIHGNQLGDLLRLRELHLVGGSLLRIEIGAFRGLLYLSVLNVSRNLLTTLEREAFQSVGTLRNLGLDNNPLACDCRLLWLVQIRPNLDLGGNSPICTASVHFHGLNFLDLGEDELPGVLTCRPARILTMKRQEVRVDQGHTVVFHCNAEGDPVPSVYWLNPQLKPVSSTGRIWALSNGSLEIRFAQPQDSGTYHCVASNAAGNSSLPASLQVRAFPKSFRHPSHLKGWFFPSGVNGNQKPPIDLKTLLIAVTIGLMSFFSSVSVCFIFMFFWSKSKGQIKHTATIAYVPRRAMSSSKGGAGNHTETSRFTMKLI